In Paenibacillus hexagrammi, the following are encoded in one genomic region:
- a CDS encoding methyl-accepting chemotaxis protein, producing MHPRLESILDHLSTIQNLFFDGAAMLVADKNIVLESLPSNKISFNIKGMPVEQFKSTVSYKALLSGQTVKEERGPEMFGFPYYSTAVPIFDYDGRTIVGVISASTTNEMLNKLRFEAVNLSSVVEEMSATTEHISGDSQSLANDVRGFSSLSQTIFEDIQQIQKVLGFVQEIAEQSNLLGLNAAIESARAGEAGRGFSIVATEIRRMADKSKEASSQIRQQLQSIQSSAKQFESLIQTITRSTDSQAQSLHELNKAFESIVSTAENLIN from the coding sequence ATGCATCCAAGATTGGAAAGTATTCTAGACCATTTGAGTACGATTCAGAATTTATTTTTTGATGGAGCCGCTATGCTTGTAGCAGATAAAAACATCGTGTTGGAGTCTCTTCCTTCTAATAAAATATCCTTCAACATAAAAGGAATGCCTGTCGAGCAATTCAAGTCAACGGTATCCTACAAGGCACTCCTATCGGGACAAACCGTCAAAGAAGAACGCGGCCCTGAAATGTTTGGTTTTCCTTATTATTCTACAGCAGTTCCCATTTTCGACTATGATGGGCGGACTATAGTTGGCGTCATATCGGCATCAACTACCAACGAAATGTTAAATAAGCTTCGATTCGAAGCCGTAAATTTATCCTCTGTTGTTGAAGAAATGTCCGCAACTACCGAGCATATTTCCGGGGATTCTCAAAGCCTGGCGAATGACGTTAGGGGGTTCTCCTCATTATCCCAAACGATATTTGAGGACATCCAGCAGATTCAGAAGGTTTTGGGATTTGTTCAAGAAATAGCAGAGCAATCTAATCTGTTAGGACTCAATGCAGCTATTGAATCAGCAAGGGCTGGAGAGGCGGGAAGAGGATTCTCTATAGTTGCCACCGAGATTCGAAGAATGGCGGATAAGTCCAAAGAAGCTTCTTCACAAATCAGACAACAGCTGCAATCCATTCAAAGCTCCGCGAAACAATTTGAAAGTCTCATCCAAACGATTACACGCAGTACAGACTCTCAAGCCCAAAGCTTGCACGAGCTGAATAAAGCATTCGAAAGTATCGTCTCTACGGCGGAAAATCTCATAAATTAA
- a CDS encoding Dabb family protein encodes MYEHLVVFKFNTALTASQQQELLNQLLDFQGRIPGILDMSAGLNVTEETENVHGYTLGLRVTFDSLESLRSYGPHPVHQAFVQSLDGLLENVVVVDYPKINSSL; translated from the coding sequence ATGTATGAGCATCTCGTCGTTTTCAAATTTAATACAGCACTCACTGCTTCCCAGCAGCAAGAGCTGCTGAATCAATTGCTTGATTTTCAGGGAAGAATCCCTGGGATTCTCGACATGAGTGCCGGACTTAACGTGACGGAAGAAACAGAAAATGTTCACGGCTACACGCTTGGCTTGCGTGTTACATTTGATAGTCTAGAATCTCTTCGCTCCTACGGACCTCATCCCGTTCATCAGGCGTTTGTCCAATCACTGGACGGTTTGCTGGAGAATGTAGTCGTAGTGGACTATCCCAAGATCAACTCATCTTTATAG
- a CDS encoding formylglycine-generating enzyme family protein, translating into MQEPIKSSCCSVSRTQMTKPSTRVEDSNTLEPAQTQVPVNSLPSSMIYIAGGEFLMGTDDQEGFPSDGEGPVRSVTVSPFYIDPYTVTNAEFQRFVEETGYVTEAEKFGWSFVFHLFVPASGVEVIGSPAQTPWWLGVNGAYWRAPEGPESSIEERLDHPVIHISWNDADAYCRWAGKRLPTEAEWEFAARGGLVQKRYPWGDEIKPGSKHMCNIWQGKFPEKNNASDGFIGTAPVHTFDPNGYGLYQMAGNVWEWCSDWFSPSFHVNGPRVNPAGPAKGASRVTKGGSYLCHRSYCNRYRVAARSQNTPDSSTGNIGFRCAADA; encoded by the coding sequence ATGCAGGAGCCGATCAAATCTTCTTGCTGTTCTGTATCAAGAACCCAAATGACTAAGCCTTCAACTCGGGTTGAAGATTCGAATACTTTAGAGCCCGCTCAGACACAAGTACCGGTGAATTCGCTTCCATCATCCATGATCTACATAGCAGGTGGCGAATTTCTGATGGGGACGGACGATCAGGAAGGCTTCCCTTCTGATGGAGAGGGTCCGGTGCGCTCCGTTACGGTCAGCCCGTTCTACATCGATCCGTACACGGTAACAAATGCGGAGTTCCAGCGCTTTGTTGAGGAAACGGGCTATGTGACGGAAGCCGAGAAGTTCGGTTGGTCCTTTGTTTTTCACCTGTTTGTTCCTGCAAGCGGAGTCGAGGTGATCGGATCTCCTGCACAGACGCCGTGGTGGCTTGGTGTGAACGGCGCTTATTGGCGAGCACCCGAGGGCCCCGAGTCAAGCATCGAAGAGAGACTAGATCATCCGGTGATTCATATATCATGGAACGATGCGGATGCCTACTGCCGCTGGGCGGGCAAGAGACTGCCGACCGAGGCGGAGTGGGAATTCGCGGCACGGGGAGGGCTTGTACAGAAGCGCTATCCTTGGGGAGATGAGATTAAACCGGGCAGCAAGCACATGTGCAATATCTGGCAGGGGAAATTCCCTGAAAAAAATAATGCCAGCGACGGCTTTATTGGAACAGCGCCTGTACATACCTTTGATCCAAACGGGTACGGCTTATACCAAATGGCGGGAAATGTATGGGAATGGTGCTCGGACTGGTTCAGTCCAAGCTTTCATGTCAACGGGCCGCGAGTCAATCCTGCGGGTCCGGCAAAAGGCGCAAGCCGTGTAACGAAAGGCGGTTCGTATCTATGCCACAGATCCTACTGCAATCGGTACCGGGTAGCGGCCCGCAGTCAAAACACACCGGACAGCTCGACCGGGAATATCGGGTTCCGGTGCGCGGCGGATGCGTAG
- a CDS encoding chromate transporter: MLWSLFITFFKIGLISFGGGYAMIPIIQLEVSNHQWLGEKAFTDAVALAGMAPGPIATNTATLIGYKTAGVPGAVISTLGIVLPSLLLMILITAFFYKIHGNKWVKSSFYGLRPIVTGLIIYAAIHFGFAGTEWGTINWKVFVSLLITGGVVLAVMKFKMHPMAAIVLSGLIGIVVYH; the protein is encoded by the coding sequence ATGCTGTGGAGCTTGTTCATTACATTTTTTAAAATAGGCCTGATCTCGTTTGGCGGCGGCTACGCCATGATTCCAATTATTCAACTAGAGGTATCCAACCATCAGTGGCTAGGCGAGAAGGCTTTTACCGACGCTGTTGCCTTGGCAGGTATGGCTCCTGGGCCGATTGCTACAAACACGGCTACCTTAATCGGTTATAAGACGGCAGGTGTGCCTGGAGCCGTGATCTCAACGCTTGGTATCGTACTTCCATCCCTGCTGCTGATGATCCTTATTACTGCATTTTTCTATAAAATTCATGGAAACAAGTGGGTCAAATCTTCCTTTTACGGCTTGCGTCCGATCGTTACCGGACTTATTATTTATGCTGCGATACACTTTGGTTTTGCAGGTACTGAATGGGGTACTATAAATTGGAAAGTTTTTGTCTCGCTGCTCATCACCGGCGGTGTTGTGCTCGCGGTCATGAAGTTCAAGATGCATCCGATGGCCGCCATTGTGCTGTCAGGATTAATAGGAATCGTGGTCTATCATTAA
- the gerPC gene encoding spore germination protein GerPC — MYDTNTYLQSWFCQFEKRIALLEFKQRELEEENQRLKDQLFGPVLHDMCGQLQAQLKDQIDNQIKEQLKNNSADSTQTTPPNITYKIQELHVNELKGTLNIGLTSTATEGQLRSMIEKLKTDQGHMADNLFFSQETENM; from the coding sequence ATGTACGATACAAATACTTATCTGCAATCTTGGTTTTGCCAATTCGAAAAACGCATTGCTTTGTTGGAGTTCAAACAACGTGAGCTGGAAGAAGAAAATCAAAGGTTAAAAGATCAGTTATTCGGACCGGTCCTTCATGACATGTGCGGTCAGCTTCAGGCCCAGTTGAAGGATCAAATTGATAACCAAATCAAAGAACAGCTGAAGAACAATTCCGCCGACTCCACACAAACGACGCCCCCCAATATTACCTACAAAATTCAGGAGCTTCATGTAAACGAGCTCAAAGGTACGCTGAATATCGGACTGACGTCCACCGCAACGGAGGGGCAGCTGCGCAGTATGATCGAAAAACTGAAAACCGATCAGGGTCACATGGCCGATAACTTATTTTTCTCGCAGGAAACGGAGAATATGTAG
- a CDS encoding chromate transporter, with protein MANVSIRSLWDIFWTFLKIGPVTFGGGYAMIPLIEREVVGNKQWVTQQEMGDLLSIAGSAPGGIGVNASAFIGYRRAGVPGAAVAVVGITLPTFIIAFLLSLIYMHIEHNPKVTAALQGIHAAIVGLIIIAAIKMAKSAVFDKTTLALMIVTVITFLATSIHPLYIILLGLLIGIICIWLKEKLGLAVKLEKQQSSEASSRFIYPDYFIAEGI; from the coding sequence ATGGCAAACGTATCAATCAGATCCTTATGGGATATCTTCTGGACATTTCTTAAGATCGGGCCGGTCACCTTTGGTGGCGGTTATGCCATGATACCGTTGATTGAGCGGGAGGTTGTAGGAAACAAGCAGTGGGTAACTCAACAAGAAATGGGCGACCTGCTTTCCATTGCAGGCTCTGCTCCGGGCGGAATAGGAGTTAACGCTTCGGCGTTTATCGGATACCGGCGAGCTGGCGTTCCGGGCGCAGCGGTTGCTGTGGTAGGAATCACCTTGCCGACTTTTATCATCGCTTTTCTGCTTAGTTTGATTTATATGCATATCGAGCACAATCCGAAGGTTACCGCTGCTTTGCAAGGCATTCATGCTGCAATCGTAGGCCTGATCATCATCGCTGCAATCAAAATGGCCAAATCTGCGGTGTTCGATAAGACGACATTAGCGCTTATGATCGTTACGGTCATTACGTTTTTGGCAACCTCGATTCACCCGCTTTACATTATTTTGCTGGGTCTGCTTATTGGAATCATCTGTATCTGGTTGAAGGAAAAGCTTGGGCTTGCTGTGAAGCTGGAAAAGCAGCAGTCATCGGAAGCGTCTTCCCGTTTTATTTATCCTGATTATTTCATCGCAGAGGGAATTTAG
- a CDS encoding DUF3231 family protein, with the protein MSFNPNPKLTSAEIAALWTQYMNETAGLCFNNFILQHIEDPEIRAIYEYAIHLGNQHIAKIKEFFQSEEFPVPIGFTEHDVNLHAPQLFSDVLSLHYLNIMSLHGCHGYSAAVTTSSRMDVRDYYTECLSSAAELCNRTKDSMLEKGFYFRPPTIPAPRLAEYVKDESFLTGWFGDKRPLNCIEITDILFNLKKSILAKAVTVGFSQVATTKEVRKFLLKASQIKDRHIQMFNSLLSEENLASPPTLESEISSSTHTPFSEKLMMFQVGFLFSSAMVYYGSGMASSPRRDLAPKYIIAITDDMKFGEDWMQIMIENQWLEQPPLAIDRLNLAATTK; encoded by the coding sequence TTGAGTTTCAATCCAAATCCGAAATTAACTTCAGCAGAAATTGCTGCACTATGGACCCAGTATATGAACGAAACTGCTGGTCTCTGTTTTAACAATTTCATTTTGCAGCACATAGAGGATCCGGAAATTCGAGCTATCTATGAATATGCCATTCATCTTGGAAACCAGCATATCGCGAAGATAAAGGAGTTTTTTCAGTCCGAGGAGTTCCCCGTTCCGATTGGGTTTACCGAGCATGATGTCAATCTACATGCCCCGCAGCTTTTTTCTGATGTGTTATCTCTGCATTATCTGAATATTATGTCACTGCATGGCTGTCATGGGTACAGTGCCGCTGTAACCACATCATCCCGAATGGACGTCCGGGACTACTATACGGAATGCCTTTCCTCTGCGGCTGAGCTCTGTAACAGAACTAAAGATTCGATGTTGGAAAAAGGCTTCTACTTTAGACCTCCAACGATTCCAGCGCCGAGACTCGCCGAATATGTAAAAGACGAGAGCTTTCTGACAGGATGGTTTGGGGATAAAAGACCTTTAAATTGTATAGAGATCACGGATATTTTATTCAATCTGAAGAAGAGCATATTAGCTAAGGCGGTGACCGTTGGTTTTAGTCAAGTGGCAACCACTAAGGAAGTTCGCAAGTTTTTACTGAAGGCAAGTCAAATTAAAGATCGTCATATCCAGATGTTCAATTCATTATTAAGCGAGGAAAACTTGGCCTCTCCGCCTACGCTCGAATCGGAAATTTCCAGTTCCACACATACACCGTTCTCCGAAAAGCTCATGATGTTTCAGGTTGGATTTTTGTTCTCGAGCGCGATGGTTTATTACGGGTCAGGAATGGCTTCATCTCCAAGAAGAGATTTAGCGCCGAAATATATCATTGCTATCACAGACGATATGAAATTCGGCGAGGACTGGATGCAAATCATGATCGAGAACCAATGGCTAGAGCAGCCTCCGCTTGCTATAGACAGGCTTAACTTGGCTGCGACAACGAAATAA
- a CDS encoding helix-turn-helix transcriptional regulator: protein MNKTDRLLAIVLELQRKKVVRAEDLAKLFETSVRTIYRDIQALSEAGVPIIGAPGTGYSLMEGYFLPPVSFTVDEAVGLLIGTDFIEQRFDHDFRTRAGSARGKIEVLLPESVREETSRVRKSMRLITSDKQHALVTEREHLEKIRRAILNEKKISFHYAKKHADSEGNRHSARSASPYGLVFVQGSWMLIAQCHLRQSIRHFRLSRMTELIVLEDSFEMPPHFQLDEYTPLDDRNLLVHLRFDQGMLDKVRDSNYYYVESMEELSDGLYVVLRARQAEELLQWVLGWGANVVVLKPEAFRNQIREEAAKMLKRY from the coding sequence ATGAACAAAACAGATCGTTTACTAGCCATCGTACTGGAGCTGCAGCGCAAGAAGGTCGTACGAGCTGAAGATCTGGCGAAGCTGTTTGAAACCAGCGTGCGGACCATCTACCGCGATATTCAGGCGTTGAGTGAAGCCGGCGTGCCGATTATTGGGGCGCCCGGTACGGGGTATTCCTTAATGGAAGGCTACTTCCTACCACCGGTCAGTTTTACCGTAGATGAAGCTGTGGGCTTATTAATCGGAACCGACTTTATCGAGCAGCGATTTGATCATGATTTCCGAACAAGGGCCGGGTCCGCCCGAGGGAAAATCGAGGTCCTTCTGCCTGAGAGTGTCAGGGAAGAAACCTCCCGTGTCCGCAAGTCAATGCGCTTGATCACTTCAGACAAACAGCATGCATTGGTAACAGAACGGGAGCATCTGGAGAAGATTCGCAGGGCTATTTTAAACGAAAAAAAGATCAGCTTTCATTACGCGAAGAAACACGCTGACTCCGAAGGAAACCGCCACAGCGCTCGGTCTGCATCTCCTTATGGATTGGTGTTCGTTCAAGGGTCCTGGATGCTCATTGCTCAATGTCATCTGCGCCAAAGCATTCGGCATTTCCGATTGTCCCGCATGACTGAGCTCATCGTTCTGGAAGACAGTTTCGAGATGCCTCCCCATTTTCAATTAGATGAATACACGCCCCTGGATGACCGAAATTTGCTGGTTCACCTTCGATTTGACCAAGGCATGTTGGATAAAGTGAGAGACTCCAATTATTATTACGTGGAAAGCATGGAAGAACTTTCAGATGGGCTGTATGTGGTCTTGCGAGCTCGACAAGCAGAAGAGCTGCTCCAATGGGTCCTTGGATGGGGAGCGAATGTGGTTGTGTTAAAGCCTGAAGCATTTCGAAATCAAATCCGCGAGGAAGCCGCAAAAATGTTAAAACGCTACTGA
- a CDS encoding spore germination protein translates to MPNVFNIINIRINEVATGGVVNFGDNLLRGNAANSKAVGGNTVIGDATSSVNTDGNSVLDPDINDQGNSNLV, encoded by the coding sequence ATGCCGAATGTATTTAACATTATTAATATTCGAATTAATGAGGTTGCTACGGGCGGAGTGGTCAATTTTGGAGACAATCTGCTGCGCGGAAATGCGGCAAACTCTAAAGCTGTCGGCGGGAACACGGTCATCGGCGATGCCACATCTTCCGTTAATACGGACGGAAACAGCGTTTTAGACCCGGATATCAATGATCAAGGAAACAGCAACCTCGTATAG